The following proteins are co-located in the Armigeres subalbatus isolate Guangzhou_Male unplaced genomic scaffold, GZ_Asu_2 Contig149, whole genome shotgun sequence genome:
- the LOC134202864 gene encoding uncharacterized protein LOC134202864: MDKWDIPAFKFKQISPNEVRDEWVRYKRHFEYLALAHGVTNKTRLKHIFLAKAGPDVQEIFSSIPGADVEEGHGIDPFKIAIEKLDAYFAPKQHEAYQRFLFWSLKPQEKDEPLDKFLLRSMELANKCNFGRTKQESIEISVIDKLIQLAPPDLREKLLHKDNLTLDEVTKIVNTHESIKFQAGRMVTPGHEPVSSEVYRVSGQRDTGYECSRCGRRGHSGMDRICPARNKNCDTCRKMGHFAKCCRSTRQFQKRRFDGKFEDTEPSRKRVKYRDVRQVDNFDEEHDEK; the protein is encoded by the exons ATGGATAAATGGGATATCCCGGCTTTCAAATTCAAGCAAATATCACCCAACGAAGTTCGTGATGAGTGGGTTAGATATAAACGACACTTTGAATATCTTGCCTTAGCCCACGGGGTTACGAACAAAACACGTCTGAAACACATTTTTCTAGCCAAAGCCGGGCCGGACGTACAGGAAATTTTTAGTAGCATTCCGGGAGCAGACGTCGAAGAGGGACATGGAATTGACCCTTTTAAAATTGCAATTGAGAAGCTCGATGCATATTTTGCACCAAAACAGCACGAGGCCTACCAGCGTTTCCTGTTCTGGTCACTCAAACCACAGGAAAAGGACGAACCATTGGACAAGTTCCTACTTCGATCCATGGAATTGGCGAACAAGTGTAATTTCGGCAGAACAAAGCAAGAAAGTATTGAAATAAGTGTTATCGATAAACTTATTCAACTTGCTCCTCCAGATCTTCGCGAAAAATTGTTGCACAAGGACAATCTCACTCTGGATGAAGTTACAAAGATAGTCAACACTCACGAGTCCATCAAATTCCAAGCAGGACGAATGGTCACTCCTGGTCACGAGCCGGTGTCGAGCGAAGTCTACAGGGTTAGTGGTCAGAGAGATACTGGATACGAATGTTCTCGCTGTGGTCGACGCGGACACAGTGGCATGGATCGAATTTGTCCGGCaagaaataaaaattgtgaCACGTGTCGAAAAATGGGGCATTTTGCCAAGTGTTGCCGTTCGACACGACAGTTTCAAAAGCGCCGGTTCGACGGAAAATTCGAAGACACCGAACCTAGTCGGAAGCGAGTGAAGTATCGTGATGTTAGGCAGGTGGACAATTTTGATGAAG AACACGACGAGAAGTAA